A single region of the Oenococcus kitaharae DSM 17330 genome encodes:
- the cysE gene encoding serine O-acetyltransferase: protein MIQKRDPAAHSIWEVLLTYPGFHALAYHQLANFLYRRRHYLLAVIIAHWGKRATGVDIHPGASIGKFLFIDHGNGVVIGETTIIGNQVTILHNVTLGSRKATDGRRHPKIEDGVFIGAGAQILGPVVIGQRAKVGAGTVVLNDVPDGATVVGNPGRIINKKADIKTVSLK from the coding sequence ATGATCCAAAAGCGTGATCCGGCCGCACACAGTATCTGGGAAGTACTTTTAACTTATCCTGGTTTTCATGCGCTGGCCTATCACCAGCTGGCCAATTTCCTCTATCGCCGCCGGCATTATTTGCTGGCAGTGATCATCGCACATTGGGGCAAACGTGCCACAGGCGTGGACATTCATCCAGGCGCCTCAATTGGCAAATTTTTGTTTATCGATCATGGAAATGGGGTCGTGATAGGTGAAACGACGATCATCGGCAACCAAGTAACCATTTTGCATAACGTCACACTAGGATCACGCAAGGCCACAGACGGACGACGCCATCCAAAAATCGAGGACGGCGTTTTCATCGGTGCCGGTGCACAAATTCTCGGTCCAGTCGTAATTGGCCAAAGAGCTAAAGTAGGCGCTGGCACAGTTGTCTTAAATGATGTGCCGGATGGTGCGACAGTTGTCGGCAATCCGGGACGGATTATCAATAAAAAAGCAGATATTAAAACCGTTTCTCTAAAATAG